Sequence from the Nocardioides exalbidus genome:
CTCGACACCTGGCGGCTGGAGGTCGCGCGGGTCACCGGTGCCGACGGCGCCGACCTGCCCTTCACGATCGGCACGCACGACGACGTGGTCGGCAGCCCGCTGACCGTCGAGACCGGGGGAGCGGACCACGTCGTCGTCCACTACGCCACCGGGGCCGACGCCAACGCCCTGCAGTGGCTGGGGCCGGAGCAGACGTCGTCGGGCAAGCCGTTCCTGTTCACGCAGTCGCAGCCGATCCTCGCGCGCACCTGGATCCCCTGCCAGGACAGCCCCGGCGTGCGGACGACCTACGACGCGGACGTGCGCGTGCCGGGCGACCTGCTCGCGCTGATGAGCGCGGAGAACCCGACCTCTCGTGCCGAGGACGGCCGCTACCGGTTCACCATGCGCGAGCCCGTGCCGTCGTACCTCATCGCCCTGGCCGTCGGCGACCTCGAGCACCGTGACCTCGGCCCCCGCAGCGGCGTGTACGCCGAGCCGGGCGAGGTCGACGCGGCTGCGTGGGAGTTCGCCGACACCGAGCGCATGATCGACGCGGCCGAGCGGCTCTACGGCCCCTACCGGTGGGGCCGCTACGACCTGCTCGTGCTGCCGCCGAGCTTCCCCTACGGAGGCATGGAGAACCCGCGGCTCACCTTCGCCACGCCCACCGTCGTCGCCGGCGACCGGTCGCTGGTGTCCCTCGTGGCGCACGAGCTCGCGCACTCCTGGTCGGGCAACCTCGTCACCAACGCCACCTGGAACGACGTCTGGCTCAACGAGGGGTTCACGACCTACTTCGAGCGGCGCATCGACGAGGAGGTCTTCGGGGTCGACACGGCCGCGATGCTGCTGACCCTGGGGCGCCAGGAGCTCGACCGCGCGCTGGTGGGCGTGGACCCGCGCCAGACGTGGCTCGAGCAGGACGTCGTCGACCCCGACGACGGTCCGCCGCGGATCCCCTACGAGAAGGGCTCGCTCTTCCTGCGGATGCTCGAGACGGCCGTCGGACGCGACCGCTTCGACGCGTTCCTGCGCGACTACTTCGACCGCTTCGCCTTCACCACCATGGACACCGCCGGCTTCGTGGCGCACCTGACGGCCGAGCTGCTCGACCCTGCCGGCCTCACGGCGGACGACGTCCGGCTGGAGGAGTGGGTGCACGGACCGGGGGTGCCGGGCAACGAGCCGCCCACCACCTCAGCGGCCCTGGAGCAGGTGGACGCGCAGGTCGCGGCGCTGCTCGCGGGGTCCGGCGTCGCCGAGCTCGACACCGACGGCTGGGTCAGCCAGCAGTGGGTGCGGCTGGTGCGCGCGCTGCCGGACGACACCGACCACGCGGTCATGGCCGACCTCGACGCTGCGTTCGGCTTCACCGGGAGCGGCAACATCGAGGTCGCCACCAGCTGGTTCGAGAAGACCGTCCTCACGGGCTACGCGTTCCGCTCACCGGCCGTCGACGCCGGGCTGGAGGACCTGCTCACCCGGCACGGCCGTGCGCTCTACCTGCGCCACGTCTACGAGGCGCTTGCCTCGACCGACGCCGGCCGCGACCGCGCCACGGAGATCTACGCGCGCGCCCGACCGACGTACCACCCGGTGTCGCAGGCGGTCGTCGACCGGGTGCTCGGTCTGCGCTGACCCGCGGTCAGCGGCGGCGCGGGTCGACCCGGACGCTCGCCCGTGCGGTCGCCGCCTGCACCACGGTCGTGCCGGCGTACGTCACCAGCACCCGGTACCGACCCGCCTTGAGGCCGTGCACGACGAGGCGCTCCTTGCCCTTGGTCAGCTGGCCGGTGACCGTCTTGTCGCCGATCCGCACGGAGATCGCGCCGTCGGGTCGGGGTGCGCCGAGCGCCTTCACGCGCAGGTCGACCGTGACGAGGTTCTTCCTGGACCGTGCCGTGGCCCGCACGACCGGGACAGTGGTGACCGGCGCGGCCGCGACGTTCTCGACCGCGTCGCGGAAGCTGGGGTTGCTCGAGGTGACCTGGACGGAGACGGTGCGGCCGAGGTCCGCGGCGCGGAGCGTGTAGCGCCGGTTCGTGGCCTTCGCGATCCGCTTGCCGTCGCGGAGCCAGACGTAGGACACCGTCCTGCTGGCCGGGCGCGCGGTCCCGGCCTTCGCGGTGAGCACCTGCCCCACCTCGGCCTTCCCGGACACCCTGCTGGGCTCGTTGATGCGGACCGCCTTGGCGAGGACCACGTCCGTCGCCGGCGCCATCGTCCGCGACTTGGCGTAGCCCTGGGCGCTCCCGGTCATGCGTGCGCTGATGCGGGCGCCGACCTGGGCGCGGCCGAGCACGAGGGTCGGGCCGGTGGCGCCCTCCAGCGGCGCCCCGTCGACGTACCACTGCGTGACGGCCTTCGTCGGCTGCGGCGACCACGCGGCGGGCGCGAGGTTGAGGGTCTGCCCGACCTCTGGGGTGCCCTGGATCGCCGGGAGGGTCGTGGGCTGGAGCGTGCCGGGCGCCACTGGCGCCGTCGTCAGGGTGGCCTGGCCGGCGGCGTAGCCGTCCAGCGTGGCCGTCACGGACG
This genomic interval carries:
- a CDS encoding CHAP domain-containing protein, giving the protein MHHQSQQSHPSHRVRGDVASRLVVAVGRVRRLAALVVGSIALVVTVLPSTAVTQPVASSYLCSGYSGCQDAGYGNGGYSRVNNKQYWKMFAGHNCTNYIAYRLIQNGMPDQRPWSGNGNAEVWGVAMASITDQTPRVGAIAWYKAGRSPAGSSGHVAYVEQVISPTEIIVSEDYWGGDFHWRRATTSSGWPSGFIHFNDQVVEQTTAPTITGTPMVGAPLEVATGAWTPAPTAVSVQWSADGAPIAGATAPTYVPTPDVKGKTLTASVTATLDGYAAGQATLTTAPVAPGTLQPTTLPAIQGTPEVGQTLNLAPAAWSPQPTKAVTQWYVDGAPLEGATGPTLVLGRAQVGARISARMTGSAQGYAKSRTMAPATDVVLAKAVRINEPSRVSGKAEVGQVLTAKAGTARPASRTVSYVWLRDGKRIAKATNRRYTLRAADLGRTVSVQVTSSNPSFRDAVENVAAAPVTTVPVVRATARSRKNLVTVDLRVKALGAPRPDGAISVRIGDKTVTGQLTKGKERLVVHGLKAGRYRVLVTYAGTTVVQAATARASVRVDPRRR
- a CDS encoding M1 family metallopeptidase, which codes for MDPRPHDPHSCSRPDEVAVRHLSLDLDVDLTAQRLSGSVTLSLDHLVPGAPLVLDTWRLEVARVTGADGADLPFTIGTHDDVVGSPLTVETGGADHVVVHYATGADANALQWLGPEQTSSGKPFLFTQSQPILARTWIPCQDSPGVRTTYDADVRVPGDLLALMSAENPTSRAEDGRYRFTMREPVPSYLIALAVGDLEHRDLGPRSGVYAEPGEVDAAAWEFADTERMIDAAERLYGPYRWGRYDLLVLPPSFPYGGMENPRLTFATPTVVAGDRSLVSLVAHELAHSWSGNLVTNATWNDVWLNEGFTTYFERRIDEEVFGVDTAAMLLTLGRQELDRALVGVDPRQTWLEQDVVDPDDGPPRIPYEKGSLFLRMLETAVGRDRFDAFLRDYFDRFAFTTMDTAGFVAHLTAELLDPAGLTADDVRLEEWVHGPGVPGNEPPTTSAALEQVDAQVAALLAGSGVAELDTDGWVSQQWVRLVRALPDDTDHAVMADLDAAFGFTGSGNIEVATSWFEKTVLTGYAFRSPAVDAGLEDLLTRHGRALYLRHVYEALASTDAGRDRATEIYARARPTYHPVSQAVVDRVLGLR